The following proteins come from a genomic window of Gallus gallus isolate bGalGal1 chromosome 22, bGalGal1.mat.broiler.GRCg7b, whole genome shotgun sequence:
- the SNRNP200 gene encoding LOW QUALITY PROTEIN: U5 small nuclear ribonucleoprotein 200 kDa helicase (The sequence of the model RefSeq protein was modified relative to this genomic sequence to represent the inferred CDS: deleted 1 base in 1 codon), with product MADVTARSLQYEYKANSNLVLQADRSLIDRTRRDEPTGEVLSLVGKLEGTRMGDKAQRTKPQMQEERRAKRRKRDEDRHDINKMKGYTLLSEGIDEMVGIIYKPKTKETRETYEVLLSFIQAALGDQPRDILCGAADEVLAVLKNEKLRDKERRKEIDLLLGQTDDTRYHVLVNLGKKITDYGGDKEIQNMDDNIDETYGVNVQFESDEEEGDEDIYGEVRDEASDDDMEGDEAVVRCTLSANLVASGELMSSKKKDLHPRDIDAFWLQRQLSRFYDDAIVSQKKADEVLEILKTASDDRECENQLVLLLGFNTFDFIKVLRQHRMMILYCTLLASAQSEAEKERIMGKMEADPELSKFLYQLHETEKEDLIREERSRRERVRQSRMDTDLETMDLDQGGEALAPRQVLDLEDLVFAQGSHFMANKRCQLPDGSFRRQRKGYEEVHVPALKPKPFGSEEQLVSVEKLPKYAQAGFEGFKTLNRIQSKLYRAALESDENLLLCAPTGAGKTNVALMCMLREIGKHINMDGTINVDEFKIIYIAPMRSLVQEMVGSFGKRLATYGINVAELTGDHQLCKEEISATQIIVCTPEKWDIITRKGGERTYTQLVRLVILDEIHLLHDDRGPVLESLVARAIRNIEMTQEDVRLVGLSATLPNYEDVATFLRVDPAKGLFYFDNSFRPVPLEQTYVGITEKKAIKRFQIMNEIVYEKIMEHAGKNQVLVFVHSRKETGKTARAIRDMCLEKDTLGLFLREGSASTEVLRTEAEQCKNLELKDLLPYGFAIHHAGMTRVDRTLVEDLFADKHIQVLVSTATLAWGVNLPAHTVIIKGTQVYSPEKGRWTELGALDILQMLGRAGRPQYDTKGEGILITSHGELQYYLSLLNQQLPIESQMVSKLPDMLNAETVLGNVQNAKDAVNWLGYTYLYIRMLRSPTLYGISHDDLKGDPLLDQRRLDLVHTAALMLDKNNLVKYDKKTGNFQVTELGRIASHYYITNETMQTYNQLLKPTLSEIELFRVFSLSSEFRNITVREEEKLELQKLLERVPIPVKESIEEPSAKINVLLQAFISQLKLEGFALMADMVYVTQSAGRLMRAIFEIVLNRGWAQLTDKTLNLCKMIDKRMWQSMCPLRQFKKLPEEVVKKIEKKNFPFERLYDLNHNEIGELIRMPKMGKTIHKYVHLFPKLELSVHLQPITRSTLKVELTIAPDFQWDEKVHGSSEAFWILVEDVDSEVILHHEYFLLKAKYAQDEHLVTFFVPVFEPLPPQYFIRVVSDRWLSCETQLPVSFRHLILPEKYPPPTELLDLQPLPVSALRNSAFESLYQDKFPFFNPIQTQVFNTVYNSDDNVFVGAPTGSGKTICAEFAILRMLLQNSEGRCVYITPMEALAEQVFMDWYEKFQERLNKKVVLLTGETSTDLKLLGKGNIIISTPEKWDILSRRWKQRKNVQNVNLFIVDEVHLIGGENGPVLEVICSRMRYISSQIERPIRIVALSSSLSNAKDVAHWLGCSATSTFNFHPNVRPVPLELHIQGFNISHTQTRLLSMAKPVYHAIMKHSPKKPIIVFVPSRKQTRLTAINILTTCASDVQRHRFLHCAEKDLVPYLDKLNDNTLKETLVNGVGYLHEGLTAMERRVVEQLFSSGAVQVMVASRSLCWGMNIAAHLVIIMDTQYYNGKIHAYVDYPIYDVLQMVGHANRPLQDDEGRCVIMCQGSKKDFFKKFLYEPLPVESHLDHCMHDHFNAEIVTKTIENKQDAVDYLTWTFLYRRMTQNPNYYNLQGVSHRHLSDHLSELVEQTLSDLEQSKCISIEDEMDVAPLNLGMIAAYYYINYTTIELFSMSLNAKTKVRGLIEIISNAAEYENIPIRHHEDNLLRQLAQKVPHKLTNPKFNDPHVKTNLLLQAHLSRMQLSAELQSDTEEILSKAIRLIQACVDVLSSNGWLSPALAAMELAQMVTQAMWSKDSYLKQLPHFTSEHIKRCTDKGVESVFDIMEMEDEDRNALLQLSDAQIADVARFCNRYPNIELSYEVVEKESIRSGGPVVVLVQLEREEEVTGPVIAPLFPQKREEGWWVVIGDSKSNSLISIKRLTLQQKAKVKLDFVAPATGTHNYTLYFMSDAYMGCDQEYKFSVDVKEAESDSESD from the exons ATGGCGGACGTGACCGCTCGCAGCCTGCAGTACGAGTACAAGGCG aaCTCCAACCTCGTGCTCCAAGCTGACCGCTCTCTCATTGACCGGACGCGGCGCGATGAACCAACGGGGGAGGTGCTGTCCCTGGTGGGCAAACTGGAGGGCACCCGTATGGGCGACAAGGCGCAGCGCACCAAGCCGCAGATGCAGGAGGAGCGACGCGCCAA GAGAAGGAAGCGTGATGAGGACAGGCACGACATCAACAAGATGAAGGGCTACACGCTGCTGTCCGAGGGCATCGACGAGATGGTGGGGATCATCTACAAGCCCAAAACCAAAGAGACCCGCGAGACCTACGAGGTGTTGCTGAGCTTCATCCAGGCTGCCCTTGGGGACCAG CCACGAGACATTCTGTGCGGAGCTGCTGATgaggtgctggcagtgctgaagAACGAGAAGCTGCGAGATAAGGAGAGGCGTAAGGAGATCGATCTGCTGCTGGGCCAGACCGACGACACCCGTTACCACGTGCTGGTGAACCTGGGCAAGAAGATCACGGACTACGGTGGTGACAAGGAAATTCAGAACATGG ATGACAACATCGATGAGACGTACGGCGTGAACGTGCAGTTTGAGTCTGACGAGGAG GAAGGTGATGAGGACATCTATGGCGAGGTGCGTGACGAGGCATCCGATGATGACATGGAAGGAGACGAAGCCGTCGTCCGCTGCACCCTCTCAGCCAAT CTTGTGGCATCAGGTGAATTGATGAGCTCAAAGAAGAAGGATCTCCATCCCCGAGACATCGATGCCTTTTGGCTGCAGCGACAGCTGAGCCGCTTCTATGACGATGCCATCGTTTCCCAGAAGAAGGCAGATGAAGTGCTGGAGATCCTGAAG ACTGCGAGCGATGACCGGGAGTGTGAGAACCAGCTTGTTCTGCTCCTGGGCTTCAACACCTTCGACTTCATCAAAGTGCTGCGGCAGCACCGGATGATGA TCCTGTACTGCACTTTGCTGGCCAGCGCCCAAAGCGAAGCCGAAAAAGAAAGGATAATGGGGAAGATGGAAGCAGATCCTGAGCTGTCCAAGTTCTTGTACCAACTGCACGAGACGGAGAAGGAGGATCTCATCCGG GAGGAGCGCTCTCGCCGGGAGCGCGTTCGGCAGTCCCGGATGGACACTGACTTGGAGACCATGGATCTCGACCAGGGAGGAGAG GCGTTGGCTCCCCGGCAGGTGCTGGACTTGGAAGACCTGGTGTTTGCTCAGGGCAGTCATTTCATGGCCAACAAGCGATGCCAGCTGCCCGACGGCTCCTTCCGTAGGCAGCGCAAGGGCTACGAGGAGGTGCACGTGCCTGCCCTGAAACCAAAGCCTTTTGGCTCTGAGGAG caATTGGTTTCTGTGGAAAAGCTGCCCAAATATGCCCAGGCTGGATTCGAAGGGTTTAAAACACTGAACCGTATCCAAAGCAAACTCTACCGCGCTGCGTTGGAGTCAGATGAGaacctgctgctgtgtgctcccaCG GGCGCTGGGAAGACGAACGTGGCGCTGATGTGCATGCTGCGAGAAATAGGGAAGCACATCAACATGGACGGGACCATCAACGTGGACGAGTTCAAGATTATCTACATTGCACCCATGAGGTCTTTGGTGCAGGAGATGGTGGGCAGCTTCGGGAAG CGCCTGGCAACCTATGGCATCAACGTGGCAGAGCTGACAGGGGATCACCAGCTGTGCAAGGAGGAAATCAGTGCCACCCAGATCATCGTCTGCACCCCGGAGAAGTGGGACATCATCACTCGCAAGGGGGGAGAGCGCACGTACACCCAGCTGGTGCGGCTGGTCATCCTG GATGAAATACACCTGCTGCATGATGACCGAGGGCCCGTGCTGGAGTCTTTGGTTGCCAGAGCCATCCGCAACATCGAGATGACTCAGGAGGATGTCAGGCTTGTTGGCTTGAGTGCCACCCTCCCCAACTATGAGGACGTGGCGACGTTCCTCCGAGTGGACCCTGCCAAGGGCTTGTTCTATTTTGATAACAG CTTCCGACCGGTGCCCCTGGAGCAGACCTACGTGGGCatcacagagaagaaagcaatcAAACGCTTCCAGATAATGAATGAGATCGTTTATGAGAAGATTATGGAGCACGCTGGGAAGAACCAG GTGCTGGTGTTCGTTCACTCCAGGAAGGAGACTGGCAAGACAGCACGGGCCATCAGGGACATGTGTCTGGAGAAAGATACCCTGGGCCTCTTCCTGAGAGAGGGCTCAGCCTCCACTGAGGTGCTGAGGACagaagctgagcagtgcaag aaCCTGGAGCTGAAGGACCTCCTGCCTTATGGCTTTGCCATTCACCACGCTGGGATGACACGAGTGGACCGGACGTTGGTGGAGGATCTGTTTGCTGACAAACACATCCAG GTTCTGGTGTCCACAGCAACTCTGGCCTGGGGTGTGAACCTCCCTGCCCACACCGTCATCATCAAGGGCACGCAGGTGTACAGCCCTGAGAAGGGACGCTGGACTGAGCTGGGTGCTTTGGACATCCTGCAG ATGCTGGGACGTGCTGGGAGGCCTCAGTACGACACCAAAGGTGAGGGGATCCTCATCACATCCCATGGCGAGCTGCAGTATTACCTGTCCCTGCTCAACCAGCAGCTCCCCATCGAAAGTCAGATGGTGTCCAAACTCCCAGACATGCTGAATGCAGAAACCGTGCTGGGCAACGTCCAGAATGCAAAG GATGCAGTGAATTGGCTCGGCTATACCTACCTGTACATCCGCATGCTGCGCTCCCCCACTCTCTATGGGATTTCCCACGATGATTTGAAGGGGGATCCGCTGCTGGACCAGCGCCGTTTGGATCTGGTTCACACTGCAGCCCTCATGTTGGACAAGAACAACCTGGTGAAGTACGACAAGAAGACAGGGAACTTCCag GTGACGGAGCTGGGCCGCATTGCCAGCCATTACTACATCACCAACGAGACGATGCAAACGTACAATCAGCTCCTGAAACCCACCCTGAGTGAGATTGAGCTGTTTCGGGTCTTCTCGCTGTCCTCAGAGTTCAGAAACATCACAGTGAGGGAG GAAGAGAAGCTTGAGCTTCAGAAGTTGCTGGAGCGAGTTCCAATCCCTGTGAAGGAAAGCATAGAGGAGCCCAGTGCCAAG ATCAACGTGCTCCTCCAGGCCTTCATCTCCCAGCTGAAGCTGGAAGGCTTTGCCCTCATGGCAGACATGGTGTACGTTACCCAG TCTGCAGGGCGGCTGATGCGAGCCATCTTCGAGATCGTCCTGAACCGTGGCTGGGCTCAGCTCACCGACAAGACCCTCAACCTCTGCAAGATGATCGACAAACGGAT GTGGCAGTCCATGTGCCCTCTGCGCCAGTTCAAGAAGCTGCCCGAGGAAGTGGTGAAGAAAATCGAGAAGAAGAATTTCCCCTTTGAACGGCTCTACGACCTGAACCACAATGAAATAG GGGAACTGATCCGGATGCCCAAAATGGGCAAAACAATCCACAAATACGTCCACCTGTTCCCAAAGCTGGAGCTCTCTGTCCACTTGCAGCCCATTACCCGCTCTACCCTGAAAGTGGAGCTCACTATTGCCCCCGACTTCCAGTGGGATGAGAAG GTGCACGGCTCATCCGAAGCCTTCTGGATCCTGGTGGAGGATGTGGACAGCGAGGTGATCCTGCACCACGAGTACTTCCTGCTGAAGGCCAAATATGCACAGGATGAGCACTTGGTCACCTTCTTCGTGCCCGTGTTTGAGCCTCTGCCCCCACAGTACTTCATCCGGGTGGTGTCTGACCGCTGGCTCT CCTGTGAGACCCAACTGCCCGTCTCCTTCCGCCACCTGATCCTCCCTGAGAAGTACCCCcctcccacagagctgctggacCTGCAGCCTCTGCCCGTATCTGCTCTGCGGAACAGCGCCTTCGAGAGCCTCTACCAGGACAAGTTCCCTTTCTTCAACCCTATCCAGACTCAGG TGTTTAACACCGTCTATAACAGCGATGACAACGTGTTTGTGGGCGCCCCCACGGGAAGTGGGAAGACCATTTGTGCTGAGTTTGCCATCCTCAGGATGTTGCTCCAGAACTCAGAGGGACGCTGTGTGTACATCACCCCCATGGAGGCCCTGGCAGAGCAG GTCTTCATGGACTGGTATGAAAAGTTCCAGGAGCGTCTCAATAAGAAGGTGGTTTTGCTGACGGGTGAGACCAGCACTGACCTGAAGCTGTTGGGCAAAGGGAATATCATCATCAGCACCCCTGAGAAATGGGACATCCTATCCCGGCGCTGGAAACAGCGCAAGAACGTCCAGAATGTCAACCTCTTCATTGTGGATGAAGTGCACCTCATCGGGGGAGAgaatggg CCCGTGCTGGAGGTCATCTGCTCCCGGATGCGCTACATCTCCTCGCAGATCGAGCGGCCCATCCGCATCGTGGCCCTCAGCTCATCCCTGTCCAACGCCAAGGACGTGGCACACTGGCTGGGCTGCAGCGCCACCTCCACCTTCAACTTCCACCCCAACGTCCGCCCCGTGCCATTGGAGCTGCACATCCAG GGCTTCAACATCAGCCACACGCAGACCCGCCTGCTCTCCATGGCCAAGCCCGTCTACCACGCCATCATGAAGCACTCTCCCAAGAAGCCCATCATCGTCTTCGTGCCGTCCCGCAAGCAGACGCGGCTCACGGCCATCAACATCCTCACCACGTGCGCCTCAGACGTCCAGAGACACAG GTTCCTGCActgtgcagagaaggacctggtgCCCTACCTGGACAAGCTGAATGACAACACTCTGAAGGAGACGCTGGTGAACGGGGTGGGCTATCTGCACGAGGGGCTGACGGCCATGGAACGGCGCGTGGTGGAGCAGCTTTTCAGCTCTG GTGCAGTGCAGGTGATGGTTGCCTCCCGCAGCCTCTGCTGGGGTATGAACATCGCGGCTCACCTGGTGATCATCATGGACACGCAGTACTACAACGGCAAGATCCACGC ATACGTGGATTACCCCATCTATGACGTGCTGCAGATGGTGGGCCACGCCAACCGCCCGCTGCAGGACGACGAGGGCCGTTGTGTCATCATGTGCCAGGGATCCAAGAAG GATTTCTTTAAGAAGTTCCTCTACGAGCCCCTGCCAGTGGAATCCCACTTGGACCACTGCATGCACGACCACTTCAACGCCGAGATCGTCACCAAGACCATCGAAAACAAGCAGGATGCAGTGGATTACCTCACTTGGACCTTCCTGTACCGCAGGATGACGCAGAATCCCAACTACTACAACCTGCAAG GTGTGTCCCACAGGCATCTCTCCGACCACCTCTCCGAGCTGGTGGAGCAGACCCTCAGTGACCTGGAGCAGTCCAAGTGCATCAGCATTGAGGACGAGATGGACGTGGCTCCCCTGAACCTGGGGATGATTGCAGCCTATTACTACATCAACTACACCACCATTG AGCTCTTCAGCATGTCCCTCAATGCCAAAACCAAAGTGAGAGGGCTGATTGAAATCATCTCCAACGCTGCCGAGTATGAGAACATCCCCATCCGGCACCACGAGGACAACCTGCTGCGCCAG CTGGCCCAGAAAGTCCCCCACAAGCTGACCAACCCCAAATTCAACGACCCCCACGTCAAGAccaacctcctgctgcaggctcaCTTATCGCGCATGCAGCTGAGCGCCGAGCTGCAGTCGGACACGGAGGAGATCCTCAGCAAG GCAATCCGGCTGATCCAGGCGTGCGTGGATGTCCTGTCCAGCAACGGATGGCTGAGCCCCGCGCTGGCCGCCATGGAGCTGGCGCAGATGGTGACCCAAGCCATGTGGTCCAAGGACTCCTACCTCAAACAGCTGCCTCACTTCACCTCCGAGCACATCAAACGCTGCACCGATAAG GGGGTGGAGAGCGTCTTTGACATCATGGAGATGGAGGACGAGGATCGGAACGCGCTGCTGCAGCTCTCGGATGCTCAGATCGCCGACGTCGCCCGCTTCTGC AACCGCTACCCCAACATCGAGCTGTCCTACGAGGTGGTGGAGAAGGAGAGCATCCGgag CGGAGGGCCCGTGGTGGTGCTGGTGCAGCTGGAGCGTGAGGAGGAGGTCACCGGCCCCGTCATCGCTCCCCTCTTCCCCCAG AAACGTGAGGAGGGCTGGTGGGTGGTGATCGGCGACTCCAAGTCCAACAGCCTCATCTCCATCAAGCGGCTGACACTGCAGCAGAAGGCCAAG GTGAAGCTGGATTTCGTGGCTCCGGCCACGGGGACGCACAACTACACACTGTACTTCATGAGCGACGCCTACATGGGCTGCGACCAGGAGTACAAATTCAGTGTGGACGTAAAGGAGGCTGAGAGTGACAGCGAATCGGATTAG